A single Kiritimatiellia bacterium DNA region contains:
- a CDS encoding sulfatase-like hydrolase/transferase has protein sequence MKGRTSLIGVFALAFVVVAAYAAPRHPNVLLILSDDQGVGDVAGYGATDLETPALDRLALEGARFERFYAAAPVCSPSRASVLTGRWPRRAGVPANVSSQRGRAGMPGDELTLAEVFRSAGYRTAHLGKWHLGYTPDTMPNAQGFDVSVGHMGGCIDNWSHFFYWEGPNRHDLHRDGAEILRDGRFFPDLIVDEAEALLRSWRDHPWFLYVAFNLPHYPYQPDERWLRRYAQLPYPRNLYAAVVSTMDERIGRLLNRLDELGLARSTIVVFQSDNGHSREERAHFGGGSAGQHRGAKFSLFEGGIRVPAIVRWPGRVPAGRVIAAPAHAVDWLPTLAELAGVPLPARRLDGVSLAAVLCGEQPPPTRVLHFEHGEQWAVIEGEWKLIANPHDTGEVPPVRLEGLWLFNLGSDPAERQNLAARQPELVARLRRAHDLWAADLGRGHAAAPQ, from the coding sequence ATGAAGGGGCGAACCTCGCTGATTGGCGTGTTTGCGTTGGCGTTCGTGGTGGTCGCTGCGTACGCGGCGCCGCGGCACCCCAACGTGCTGCTCATCCTCAGCGACGATCAAGGTGTCGGCGATGTCGCCGGCTACGGGGCGACGGACCTCGAGACCCCCGCACTCGATCGCCTGGCGCTCGAGGGCGCCCGGTTCGAACGTTTTTATGCGGCCGCGCCGGTGTGCTCGCCGTCTCGTGCCAGCGTGCTGACCGGGCGATGGCCCCGGCGCGCGGGCGTGCCCGCCAACGTTAGCTCCCAGCGTGGCCGCGCCGGCATGCCAGGCGACGAGCTGACCCTCGCCGAGGTGTTCCGGTCGGCCGGCTACCGCACCGCGCATTTGGGCAAATGGCACCTCGGCTACACCCCCGACACGATGCCCAACGCGCAAGGGTTCGACGTCTCCGTCGGCCACATGGGTGGGTGCATTGACAACTGGTCACACTTTTTCTACTGGGAAGGGCCAAACCGTCACGATTTGCACCGCGACGGCGCGGAAATCCTCCGGGACGGCCGCTTTTTTCCCGACCTCATTGTTGACGAGGCGGAGGCGTTGCTGCGATCTTGGCGAGACCATCCGTGGTTCTTGTATGTCGCGTTCAATCTCCCGCACTACCCCTACCAGCCCGACGAACGGTGGCTGCGTCGCTACGCGCAGCTGCCGTACCCGCGCAACCTGTACGCGGCGGTCGTGTCAACGATGGACGAGCGAATCGGCCGACTGCTGAACCGGCTCGATGAGCTTGGCCTCGCCCGCTCCACTATCGTGGTATTCCAGTCGGACAACGGCCACTCCCGCGAGGAGCGAGCCCATTTTGGCGGCGGGTCGGCGGGGCAGCACCGGGGGGCGAAGTTCAGCCTGTTCGAGGGCGGCATCCGCGTACCGGCGATCGTACGGTGGCCCGGCCGCGTGCCGGCGGGTCGGGTGATCGCGGCACCCGCGCACGCGGTGGATTGGTTGCCGACGCTCGCGGAGCTTGCCGGCGTGCCGCTGCCGGCGCGCCGGTTGGACGGCGTCAGCCTCGCGGCGGTGCTGTGTGGTGAGCAACCGCCGCCCACCCGTGTGCTGCACTTCGAACACGGAGAGCAGTGGGCGGTAATCGAGGGCGAATGGAAGCTCATTGCGAATCCGCACGATACCGGCGAGGTGCCGCCGGTGCGTCTGGAGGGGTTGTGGCTCTTCAACCTCGGGTCCGACCCGGCCGAACGGCAGAACCTTGCCGCGCGGCAACCGGAGCTCGTCGCGCGGTTGCGGCGGGCGCACGATCTGTGGGCCGCGGACCTCGGCCGAGGGCACGCCGCTGCGCCGCAATGA
- a CDS encoding cryptochrome/photolyase family protein produces MTAARAERASAPHVEVARGDAAIVFPHQLFERHPAVERGRPVVLIEDSLFFGDPHAPARFHQQKLAFHRIAMRRFEERLRRNGYAVRLIRHAAGVTAVEALSALAREGITRWWIVDPVDDWLERRIRRAARETGANVQWLDTPAFLVSNAWNDGWLDAHPRPRLADYYIAQRRERGLLLDHAGRPVGGRWSFDADNRRRWPRGRLPPCVPREALRPEDRPLAEAIAAEFSANPGRAADLWIPTDPAGARRWLGDFVEHRLAGFGPYEDAIAARHDVLCHSVLSPLLNAGLLRPGEVLEAVLEAGRSGRAPLNSVEGFVRQVLGWREFVRAMYRRYGVAMRTANHWGHRAPLPRAFYTAQTGLEPLDCAIGRLLRLGWCHHIERLMVIGAAMMMLEVAPDAVYRWFMEMCLDAYDWVMVPNVYGMSQYADGGRMATKPYFSASAYLRQMSDHVPGRWCEVWDGLFWRFVERRRAELERHPRLRMLARQFERLDRERRRRVFAAAESWRSSLS; encoded by the coding sequence ATGACCGCCGCCAGGGCCGAGCGGGCGAGCGCACCGCACGTCGAGGTCGCGCGTGGCGATGCGGCGATCGTGTTCCCCCATCAACTCTTCGAGCGGCATCCCGCGGTCGAGCGGGGCCGGCCGGTGGTGCTGATCGAGGATTCGCTGTTCTTCGGCGACCCGCACGCGCCGGCGCGGTTCCACCAGCAGAAGCTCGCGTTTCACCGCATTGCGATGCGCCGCTTCGAGGAGCGGCTGCGGCGCAACGGCTATGCGGTGCGGCTGATTCGCCATGCGGCCGGCGTGACTGCGGTCGAGGCGCTCTCCGCGCTGGCCCGCGAGGGCATCACTCGATGGTGGATCGTGGATCCGGTGGATGACTGGCTCGAACGGCGAATCCGCCGCGCGGCGCGCGAGACCGGCGCGAATGTCCAATGGTTGGATACGCCGGCCTTTCTGGTGTCCAACGCCTGGAACGACGGATGGCTCGATGCGCATCCGCGGCCGCGCCTGGCGGACTACTACATCGCGCAACGGCGTGAGCGCGGGCTGTTGCTCGACCATGCGGGCCGGCCGGTGGGCGGACGGTGGAGTTTCGATGCGGACAACCGCCGTCGGTGGCCGCGGGGCCGCCTGCCGCCGTGTGTCCCGCGCGAGGCGCTGCGTCCCGAGGATCGCCCGCTGGCGGAGGCGATCGCGGCGGAGTTTTCCGCGAATCCGGGGCGCGCAGCGGACCTTTGGATCCCGACGGACCCTGCCGGTGCGCGCCGCTGGCTGGGCGACTTTGTTGAGCACCGCCTCGCGGGTTTTGGGCCGTACGAGGATGCGATTGCCGCGCGGCACGACGTGCTGTGTCACTCGGTGCTGTCCCCGCTGCTGAACGCGGGGCTGCTGCGACCCGGCGAGGTGCTCGAGGCGGTGCTGGAGGCCGGGCGCTCCGGCCGCGCGCCATTGAACTCGGTGGAGGGCTTTGTGCGGCAGGTGCTCGGCTGGCGCGAGTTCGTGCGCGCGATGTACCGCCGCTATGGCGTCGCGATGCGTACCGCGAACCACTGGGGGCATCGCGCGCCACTGCCGCGCGCGTTCTACACCGCCCAGACGGGTCTTGAACCGCTCGACTGCGCGATTGGCCGCCTGTTGCGGCTCGGCTGGTGTCACCACATCGAGCGGTTGATGGTGATCGGCGCTGCGATGATGATGCTCGAAGTGGCGCCGGACGCCGTCTATCGGTGGTTCATGGAGATGTGCCTGGATGCGTACGACTGGGTGATGGTGCCGAACGTGTACGGAATGAGCCAGTATGCGGATGGTGGCCGGATGGCGACGAAGCCCTACTTCAGCGCGTCGGCGTATCTGCGGCAGATGAGCGATCATGTGCCCGGCCGATGGTGCGAAGTCTGGGACGGTTTGTTCTGGCGGTTTGTGGAGCGCCGTCGCGCGGAGCTGGAGCGACATCCGCGGCTTCGCATGCTGGCGCGGCAGTTTGAACGGCTCGACCGCGAGCGCCGCCGGCGGGTGTTCGCGGCGGCGGAGTCGTGGAGATCTTCGCTGAGCTGA
- a CDS encoding putative Ig domain-containing protein, producing the protein MRTLRLAIVMAAITAAGAEETALRIYYIGNSLTDELKYGEFAALAQLAGERVVWGRHMIPGAPIRWMWGATNGFTERPFGPWTTALREFEWDVVTLQPFNPFESEFPHAQRFCEEIARRSPAAEVLIYAQWPGRRRGADWELAFAGPERTARARAADPNAYAVRAAAAPPPWRELLAERSLRNEYELIVVSLNAERAMRRPVRLIPAGHVMQLLAQKMRAGMMPGYRTPWDFYSDGIHVNNDGSYLVACTFFATIFRRSPVGLPVAGYQGRPGLGADGVKISPETARTIQETVWEVVATHPLSGVTSSAPLRVATPALGPAVAGEPYRMELLPAFGRGPYEWATIGATLPAGLMLTRAGVITGTAVEATRAELLVRVADAAGATATAHLALVVEPDRAPTIPEQPMPELALGEFVEHRLYGEGGNGVQRWSVAEGERLPPGLTLDPDGRLWGAPGREGRFEFTVVAEDGDSARPERAQRRFAVLVGAARREIARARRLASAPAREALVTERTWCFQYPIHKRVEGEATTVGGRFDVAWTAEALYVAVRVEDSTNDRFPGGSRLRGDHVILCLDAFNNRESAYNADDRYLPYPRGQRYPHRETMIGPALGHACHPAELEGGYLAVFEVSWKGLGLPLPMEPGRTIGLDVMLVDGAGEQGARSVVVWQGTKDNATDPSRFGTVVLEE; encoded by the coding sequence ATGCGGACGCTTCGACTGGCAATCGTGATGGCGGCGATCACCGCGGCCGGTGCGGAGGAAACGGCACTGCGGATCTACTACATCGGCAACAGCCTCACCGACGAGCTAAAGTACGGAGAGTTTGCAGCATTGGCGCAGCTGGCCGGCGAACGGGTCGTGTGGGGCCGGCACATGATTCCGGGCGCGCCGATCCGCTGGATGTGGGGGGCGACGAACGGCTTCACCGAGCGGCCGTTCGGCCCGTGGACCACCGCGCTGCGGGAGTTTGAGTGGGACGTCGTCACCCTGCAGCCGTTCAACCCGTTTGAAAGCGAGTTCCCTCATGCGCAGCGGTTCTGCGAGGAAATCGCGCGGAGAAGTCCGGCCGCGGAAGTGCTGATCTACGCGCAGTGGCCCGGACGCCGGCGCGGGGCCGACTGGGAGCTGGCGTTCGCCGGGCCGGAGCGCACTGCCCGTGCACGTGCGGCTGACCCGAACGCCTATGCCGTGCGCGCCGCCGCCGCACCACCGCCCTGGCGCGAGCTTCTGGCAGAACGGTCGCTGCGCAATGAGTACGAACTGATCGTGGTCTCGCTGAACGCGGAGCGCGCGATGCGCCGGCCGGTGCGACTAATTCCCGCAGGTCACGTGATGCAGTTGCTGGCGCAGAAAATGCGGGCCGGCATGATGCCGGGCTATCGGACGCCGTGGGACTTCTATTCCGACGGCATTCACGTGAACAACGACGGCTCCTATCTCGTTGCCTGCACTTTCTTCGCGACCATCTTCCGACGCAGTCCGGTGGGGCTGCCGGTGGCCGGCTACCAGGGACGGCCTGGGCTGGGCGCGGACGGCGTAAAGATCTCGCCGGAGACAGCGCGGACGATTCAAGAGACGGTGTGGGAGGTCGTCGCGACGCATCCGCTCAGTGGCGTGACGTCGTCGGCGCCGTTGCGGGTCGCCACGCCCGCGCTGGGGCCGGCGGTCGCGGGCGAGCCCTACCGGATGGAGCTGCTGCCCGCTTTCGGCCGGGGGCCGTACGAGTGGGCAACGATCGGCGCGACATTGCCCGCCGGGCTAATGCTCACGCGTGCGGGTGTGATCACGGGAACCGCTGTGGAGGCCACGCGGGCGGAACTACTCGTGCGCGTTGCCGACGCCGCCGGCGCCACGGCGACCGCGCACTTGGCACTGGTGGTCGAACCGGACCGTGCGCCGACGATTCCGGAGCAGCCGATGCCGGAACTGGCGCTGGGCGAGTTTGTGGAGCACCGCCTGTACGGCGAGGGTGGCAACGGCGTACAGCGGTGGTCGGTCGCGGAGGGCGAGCGTCTGCCGCCCGGGTTGACGCTGGATCCGGACGGTCGGCTGTGGGGCGCGCCGGGCCGCGAGGGCCGCTTCGAGTTCACCGTGGTTGCGGAGGACGGCGACAGCGCGCGACCGGAACGGGCGCAGCGGCGGTTCGCCGTGTTGGTCGGAGCAGCTCGACGGGAGATCGCTCGTGCGCGACGTTTGGCGAGCGCACCGGCGCGGGAGGCGCTCGTGACGGAGCGCACGTGGTGTTTCCAGTATCCGATCCACAAACGGGTGGAGGGCGAAGCGACGACTGTCGGGGGCCGGTTCGACGTGGCATGGACCGCGGAGGCGCTGTATGTGGCCGTTCGGGTGGAGGACTCGACGAACGACAGGTTCCCCGGCGGCTCACGGCTCCGCGGCGATCACGTGATCCTGTGTCTGGATGCGTTCAACAACCGGGAGTCGGCATACAATGCGGACGATCGGTATCTGCCCTATCCGCGTGGCCAGCGGTATCCGCACCGCGAGACGATGATCGGACCGGCGCTCGGTCATGCGTGCCATCCGGCGGAGCTCGAGGGGGGGTATTTGGCGGTGTTCGAAGTGTCATGGAAGGGCCTCGGGCTGCCCTTGCCGATGGAGCCCGGGCGAACGATCGGGCTGGATGTGATGCTGGTGGACGGCGCCGGCGAACAGGGCGCCCGGTCTGTGGTGGTCTGGCAGGGGACGAAGGACAACGCAACCGATCCGAGCCGCTTTGGCACGGTCGTGTTGGAGGAGTGA
- a CDS encoding iron ABC transporter permease: MSGIGQAGGAPLTWRSWWGLWVGGLAVAAAAFWLATRLGPLPLGSGSPWADPVWRLRAARAVAAGIVGGGLGIAGAAMQGLLRNPLGEPYLLGMSSGAGVGVRLGGLLGWGAGWLAWRTPLLALAGALAAGAIVYAVAWRGGWRDPWSLVLAGVMMNVVNGAVIMALYLWSDPWKLDEFARWTMGEVPETVEPVLLVAAGGMLALGTVVLCGQAAPLNAIAMGDETAMSVGVSVEAVRRAAAVAAGVTTAAAVSLAGPVSFVGLLVPHLGRWAVGPDHRRLLPWSLWGGAVWMMLADAFCRWLGARLGVGRLPVGLMMALIGAPLFFAVLRSAIRTEADGG; this comes from the coding sequence ATGAGCGGGATCGGACAGGCGGGGGGCGCTCCGCTGACGTGGCGCTCGTGGTGGGGCTTATGGGTGGGCGGGCTGGCGGTGGCGGCGGCCGCGTTCTGGCTGGCGACGCGACTGGGGCCGTTGCCGCTGGGATCGGGGTCGCCCTGGGCGGACCCGGTGTGGCGGCTTCGAGCAGCTCGGGCGGTGGCGGCAGGCATCGTGGGCGGCGGGCTGGGAATCGCGGGCGCGGCGATGCAGGGGCTGCTGCGTAATCCGTTGGGCGAGCCGTACCTGCTGGGAATGTCCAGTGGAGCGGGCGTCGGTGTGCGATTGGGCGGGCTGTTGGGATGGGGGGCGGGCTGGCTCGCATGGCGGACGCCGCTGCTGGCGCTGGCTGGCGCACTGGCCGCGGGGGCGATCGTGTACGCGGTGGCCTGGCGGGGGGGGTGGCGGGACCCGTGGTCGCTGGTACTGGCCGGTGTGATGATGAACGTGGTGAACGGCGCGGTCATTATGGCGCTATATCTTTGGAGCGACCCGTGGAAGCTCGACGAGTTTGCGCGCTGGACGATGGGGGAGGTGCCCGAAACCGTGGAGCCAGTGTTGCTGGTGGCGGCTGGAGGCATGCTGGCACTGGGAACGGTGGTGCTCTGCGGGCAGGCGGCGCCGCTGAACGCCATCGCCATGGGGGATGAAACGGCGATGTCGGTGGGGGTGTCGGTTGAGGCGGTGCGGCGGGCGGCGGCGGTTGCCGCGGGCGTCACGACGGCGGCGGCGGTTTCCCTGGCCGGGCCGGTGAGCTTCGTCGGGCTGCTGGTGCCGCACCTGGGGCGGTGGGCGGTGGGGCCAGATCACCGTCGGTTGCTGCCGTGGTCGTTGTGGGGAGGGGCGGTATGGATGATGCTGGCCGACGCGTTCTGTCGCTGGCTTGGCGCTCGGCTGGGCGTTGGCCGGCTGCCGGTGGGGTTGATGATGGCCCTGATCGGCGCGCCGCTGTTTTTCGCCGTGCTGAGATCCGCGATTCGAACGGAAGCCGACGGTGGATGA
- a CDS encoding ABC transporter ATP-binding protein produces MNAALEARRVVVCAGAATILDSVSFELRAGELAALLGPNGAGKTTLLRCLAALRAPTSGEVRVDGRPIRRLPRAVVARQLAYVPQATVAAPGFRARDLVLLGRHARMGWLGVPGQGDLAVVTAAMEMTGTAAVADRPLSELSAGELQRVAIARALAQQPAILLLDEPTSHLDLHQQLRIGEMLRRVAHDWPLAVLAVMHDPNLAARFADRVLVLDRGRLVADGPPATALTAELLRAVYGVEAEVRTSPGDPPLIVVRGRASA; encoded by the coding sequence ATGAACGCGGCACTCGAAGCACGACGGGTGGTCGTTTGTGCCGGCGCGGCGACGATCCTCGATTCGGTGAGCTTCGAGTTGCGCGCGGGCGAGCTCGCCGCGCTGTTGGGCCCGAACGGCGCAGGAAAGACCACGCTGTTGCGGTGTCTGGCCGCACTGCGCGCGCCCACGTCCGGTGAGGTGCGGGTAGACGGCCGGCCGATCCGGCGCCTACCGCGGGCGGTGGTCGCGCGCCAGCTCGCGTACGTGCCGCAAGCGACAGTGGCCGCGCCGGGTTTCCGCGCGCGGGATCTGGTGCTGCTGGGGCGGCATGCGCGCATGGGGTGGCTGGGTGTGCCGGGCCAGGGGGATCTGGCGGTGGTCACGGCCGCGATGGAGATGACCGGCACCGCGGCGGTCGCGGACCGGCCGCTGAGCGAGTTGTCCGCCGGGGAGCTTCAACGCGTCGCGATCGCGCGCGCGCTCGCGCAGCAGCCCGCGATCCTGCTGCTCGACGAGCCCACCAGCCACCTCGACCTGCATCAGCAGCTGCGCATTGGCGAAATGCTGCGGCGCGTGGCTCACGACTGGCCGCTCGCGGTACTGGCGGTGATGCACGATCCGAATCTCGCCGCTCGCTTCGCCGACCGCGTGCTGGTGCTGGATCGCGGAAGGCTGGTCGCGGACGGGCCGCCGGCCACCGCGCTAACCGCCGAGCTGCTGCGGGCAGTTTACGGCGTGGAGGCGGAGGTCCGAACGAGCCCGGGGGACCCGCCGCTGATCGTGGTGCGAGGACGCGCTTCAGCCTGA
- the argH gene encoding argininosuccinate lyase, with amino-acid sequence MSKPAIRSTVVGRVREDVLAYTASRDVELDRELLVYDCAGTAAHAIMLSEMKIRPPVLRRRDARAAVEVLAELAEEATRGRFQIRPEDQDGHLAIERRLTQRLGEIGRRIHTGRSRNDQVATALRLHTRDHLLAAALEIADLADALLTLGEAHRDVPMVGRTHLQPAMPSSVGLWAAAWAEDLLDDAAIALDAADLADQCPLGSAASYGVPLPIDRERTAELLGFSRATHTVLYANHTRGKIEALALHAAAQTMTTLSRLAEDLVLFSMPEFGYFELPEGFCTGSSIMPQKRNPDVLELVRARAARVAADAAVTLEILRAAPSGYQRDLQETKEPYLRGMATTRASLRILAPLVRGLKVCADRLRASFDPSVFATDRALELVASGMPFRDAYGAIRQRLGELRAEDPGAAIARKTHLGAPAGIRWDELRRRASAVREEAAGERAHLHRALSRLFRRPFAGGDDPT; translated from the coding sequence ATGAGCAAACCAGCCATTCGTTCCACCGTGGTCGGTCGCGTGCGGGAGGATGTGCTCGCCTACACCGCGAGTCGCGACGTCGAACTCGACCGCGAGCTGCTCGTCTACGACTGTGCCGGCACCGCCGCGCACGCGATCATGCTCTCGGAAATGAAAATCCGTCCGCCGGTGCTCCGGCGCCGTGATGCGCGCGCGGCCGTCGAGGTGCTCGCCGAGCTCGCGGAGGAGGCCACTCGCGGCCGGTTTCAAATCCGGCCGGAGGACCAGGACGGGCACCTCGCCATCGAGCGACGTCTCACCCAGCGGCTCGGCGAGATCGGACGGCGCATCCACACCGGCCGCAGCCGCAACGACCAGGTGGCGACTGCGCTGCGTCTGCACACCCGTGACCATCTGCTCGCCGCCGCGTTAGAGATTGCAGATCTCGCAGACGCGCTGCTGACGCTCGGGGAAGCGCACCGGGACGTGCCGATGGTCGGCCGGACCCATCTTCAGCCGGCGATGCCGTCGTCCGTTGGCCTGTGGGCCGCCGCGTGGGCCGAAGACCTGCTCGACGACGCCGCGATCGCGCTGGATGCGGCGGACCTCGCGGACCAGTGTCCGCTGGGCTCCGCGGCCAGTTACGGCGTGCCGCTGCCGATTGACCGCGAACGGACCGCGGAGCTGCTGGGTTTCTCCCGAGCAACCCACACCGTGCTCTATGCCAACCACACCCGCGGAAAGATCGAGGCACTCGCCCTGCACGCCGCCGCGCAAACGATGACGACGCTCTCGCGGCTGGCGGAAGACCTCGTTCTGTTTTCGATGCCGGAGTTCGGGTACTTCGAGCTGCCGGAGGGGTTCTGCACCGGCAGCAGCATCATGCCGCAGAAGCGTAACCCCGACGTGCTCGAACTGGTACGGGCGCGCGCCGCGCGCGTCGCCGCCGACGCCGCCGTTACGCTCGAAATCCTGCGAGCGGCTCCCTCAGGGTACCAGCGCGATCTGCAGGAGACCAAAGAACCGTACCTGCGCGGCATGGCAACGACCCGCGCCTCACTGCGGATTCTTGCGCCCCTGGTCCGCGGTCTGAAGGTCTGCGCGGACCGCCTGCGAGCGTCCTTTGATCCCTCTGTGTTCGCGACGGACCGCGCGCTCGAGCTGGTCGCCTCGGGCATGCCCTTCCGGGATGCTTATGGCGCGATCCGGCAGCGCCTCGGGGAGCTGCGCGCGGAGGATCCGGGCGCCGCGATCGCGCGCAAAACTCACCTCGGCGCTCCGGCCGGTATTCGCTGGGACGAGTTGCGCCGCCGGGCTTCGGCCGTCCGTGAAGAGGCAGCAGGTGAACGAGCGCATCTGCACCGCGCGCTCTCTCGGCTGTTCCGGCGGCCATTTGCGGGCGGCGACGATCCCACCTGA
- a CDS encoding FAD-dependent oxidoreductase: MNPLRRVSRREILCSMALAGLGAPFARRTIAEERPASESARELQLVPREHRPQYPARRTAEGVIQPARPLPILEETDVLVVGGGAAGVAAAVAAARAGVRTALIERYGFFGGLWSGGMVLYVMGTHAVVGGQLRRTLRGIGGELLDRLARMDGAIIHHRDDRANPTSDPEATKIAMDEMVGEAGVRVLFHCWATDVVMDGDRPCGVVVDGKSGRQAVLGKVLVDATGDGDVFAAAGAEHEQRLHAIGLVHRLGNVDRVDRERLRAAGVTHLGGVTPLPSVTWVNLRGPSANALDIRELTRLEIEHRRAIWRRVVSLRQKPGGEPLFLLDTAPQLGVRISRILAGEQTLTRAEARTSRRFPNTIGVGGDEAGKGCEWPIPYGVLVPKKLDGLLAAGRCVSVDEKLIESMRLIAACLVTGHAAGAAAALAVKDRCEPRQVDIPKLQALLREQGAYLG; this comes from the coding sequence ATGAATCCGTTGAGGCGCGTGTCGCGCCGAGAGATTCTCTGTTCGATGGCGCTGGCGGGTCTCGGAGCGCCATTCGCACGCCGCACCATCGCCGAAGAACGGCCTGCGAGCGAAAGCGCCCGCGAACTGCAACTGGTCCCCCGGGAGCACCGGCCGCAATATCCCGCCCGGCGGACCGCTGAGGGCGTGATCCAGCCGGCCCGTCCACTGCCGATTCTCGAGGAGACCGACGTGTTGGTCGTCGGTGGCGGCGCGGCCGGCGTGGCGGCGGCGGTCGCCGCCGCGCGGGCGGGCGTGCGTACTGCGCTGATCGAACGCTACGGCTTTTTCGGTGGCCTCTGGAGCGGTGGCATGGTGCTGTACGTGATGGGCACGCACGCCGTGGTTGGGGGACAACTGCGCCGAACCCTTCGAGGAATCGGCGGCGAGCTGCTCGACCGCCTCGCCCGAATGGACGGCGCGATCATCCACCACCGCGACGACCGTGCGAACCCCACCTCCGACCCCGAGGCGACGAAGATCGCCATGGATGAAATGGTCGGCGAGGCGGGCGTTCGCGTGCTGTTCCACTGCTGGGCGACCGACGTGGTGATGGACGGTGACCGCCCCTGCGGCGTGGTGGTGGATGGCAAGTCGGGGCGACAGGCGGTGCTGGGGAAGGTGCTGGTTGATGCCACCGGCGATGGCGACGTGTTTGCGGCCGCGGGCGCCGAACACGAACAGCGCCTGCATGCGATCGGGCTGGTGCACCGGCTCGGCAACGTGGATCGGGTGGACCGCGAACGGCTGCGCGCCGCCGGCGTCACCCATCTTGGAGGGGTCACGCCGCTGCCGTCGGTGACGTGGGTCAACCTGCGAGGGCCGAGCGCGAACGCGCTGGACATACGGGAGCTCACACGGCTGGAGATCGAGCACCGTCGCGCGATCTGGCGGCGAGTCGTCTCGCTGCGCCAGAAACCGGGCGGCGAGCCGCTCTTTTTGCTCGACACCGCACCCCAGCTCGGCGTACGCATCAGCCGGATCCTGGCCGGCGAGCAGACGCTTACGCGCGCGGAGGCGCGAACGAGCCGCCGGTTCCCCAACACGATCGGCGTCGGCGGCGACGAGGCAGGGAAAGGGTGCGAATGGCCAATTCCATATGGCGTGCTCGTCCCCAAGAAGCTCGACGGCCTGCTCGCGGCGGGTCGGTGCGTCAGTGTGGACGAGAAGTTGATCGAAAGCATGCGTCTGATCGCCGCCTGCCTCGTCACCGGCCACGCCGCCGGGGCGGCGGCGGCGCTCGCGGTGAAGGACCGATGCGAGCCGCGGCAGGTGGACATTCCGAAGCTGCAGGCGCTGCTGCGCGAGCAGGGCGCCTATCTCGGCTGA
- a CDS encoding 6-phosphogluconolactonase, which translates to MQIRIFSDSQTLAEALAQRLREAFREGPDTAVMLAGGRTPLAAYSKLAEDGGLGPDPAIAFLSDERVVPTDSPESNQGAILPRLRAAGLPPERFIPVLTDRSADEAAARFSADLDSLRTRGTTIRLGLLGLGADGHTASLFSLEDVARATGSGRWAVAVRRASPPDRVSTTPPFFQLIAELLFVVTGADKAQIVSRLVRSPEQLPAGAATAGHPSVGLWLDRAAASGI; encoded by the coding sequence ATGCAAATTCGAATCTTTTCCGATTCCCAGACCCTGGCGGAGGCGCTCGCGCAGCGGCTGCGGGAAGCGTTCCGGGAGGGCCCGGACACCGCGGTGATGCTCGCGGGCGGCCGGACACCGTTAGCCGCATACTCCAAACTGGCGGAGGACGGTGGTCTCGGGCCGGACCCCGCAATCGCATTTCTGAGCGATGAGCGTGTCGTGCCGACCGACTCTCCGGAGTCGAATCAGGGCGCGATCCTCCCGCGACTTCGGGCCGCAGGCCTGCCGCCGGAGCGGTTCATTCCGGTGCTCACCGACCGCTCCGCCGACGAGGCGGCGGCGAGGTTCTCCGCCGACCTGGACTCACTTCGGACGCGGGGGACGACGATCCGCTTGGGGCTCCTCGGGCTCGGCGCGGACGGGCACACCGCGTCCCTGTTCTCATTGGAGGACGTCGCCCGAGCGACCGGCTCGGGCCGGTGGGCCGTGGCGGTACGACGCGCCTCGCCGCCGGACCGCGTGAGCACCACCCCCCCATTCTTCCAGCTCATCGCCGAGTTGCTCTTCGTCGTCACCGGCGCGGACAAGGCGCAGATCGTTTCACGGCTGGTTCGTTCGCCCGAGCAGCTGCCGGCCGGTGCAGCAACCGCGGGCCATCCCTCGGTCGGCCTCTGGCTCGACCGCGCCGCCGCGAGCGGCATCTGA
- a CDS encoding response regulator, whose amino-acid sequence MILVVDDDRTLTALLAELLTSEGYEVRIAHDGASAYRHLRDPKCKGVLLDFHMPGVNGAELLMVMEAEGIRRPVIVMTADPDFDEEEMKQFANVRRLFHKPLYPEEILAAVRHHFERPGGARAAGSASSAANPG is encoded by the coding sequence ATGATCCTTGTCGTCGATGACGACCGAACGCTGACCGCGCTGCTGGCCGAACTTCTCACAAGCGAGGGCTACGAGGTGCGGATCGCCCACGACGGCGCCTCCGCGTACCGCCACCTCCGTGACCCCAAGTGCAAGGGGGTGCTGCTCGACTTTCACATGCCCGGCGTCAACGGCGCGGAACTTCTGATGGTGATGGAGGCCGAGGGTATCCGCCGGCCGGTCATCGTGATGACGGCCGACCCGGACTTCGACGAAGAAGAAATGAAGCAGTTCGCAAATGTCCGGCGGCTGTTTCACAAGCCGTTGTATCCGGAGGAAATCCTTGCCGCAGTGCGCCACCATTTCGAACGGCCAGGTGGCGCGCGCGCCGCAGGCTCCGCGAGTTCCGCCGCTAACCCCGGCTGA